The DNA window CTGGTTGGTCGGAAAGGGGCCCGTCCCAGCAGCGGTGCTGGCGGCTTCGGGGATCGGATTGTTTGTCTTTGGGGGGTTGCTGAGGAAACGACAGGGGGTTAGCGCGACAGAAGGCTAGCGCAGAGAGAAATTGACCTCGATATTCAAGGCCACGTCGACCGGTTTTCCTCCCTTCATCCCGGGGCGGAACCTCCACGCCTTGAGAGCCCGGATGGCATTCTCGTCCAAGCCCAGTCCCAGACTGCGGATCACCTTCAGGATCTCGATGCTTCCATCCTTGCGAACGATGGCCGACAGAACCACCACACCCTGGTACTTGGCCTTTCTGGCCTCTTCAGAGTAGACGGGCTCGATTCGGCTCAGCACGGTGGGAGGAGTCACACCGCCACCGACCCGGTAGACACCCCCGCCGATGCCGCCGCCCTTGCCCGGTCCCACCCCGGCGCCCTCTCCCGGTCCGACACCCGTTCCGGTACCGGTGCCGATGCCGCCGCCGCTTCCCGGTCCCGGCGAAGGCGGGCCCGGAATGCCCAGGGGGTCTCCGTAGTCAGGCAGGTTGATGGCGGGCAACTGGGCCAGTTGAGGAACGATTACGGTCGGTTCCACCGGCAACAGGGGCCTCGGATTGCGAACCTTGGGCGTCGGCGGAGTCAACTGCTTGTCGGACGGCTTGGGAAGCCGTCCCTTGGAAGGAGGCTTGGGGGCTTTCAACCCGCCTCCACCCCCGCCGCCGGAGGGCCCAAGCCTCGGGGCAATCAGCCTGGTCGTGGACATGAAGTAAAGCTCGGTTTCGTTGGCTGCCAACGGGGCGTCCTTGATCAGCAGGAGGGGCACGAAAAGAATGGCCGCCACGAAGAGACACTGCACCGCAACCGAAAGCACAAACGACGTGGAGCGGATCTTGTAGTCCTGAAAGAGCTCCTGAACCTCCACCGGCTGGGCGGTCACCTCGATCTCGGGCCGCTCTTCCCTGACGAATATCCCCTTGATTCCCGAAAAAATGGCGCGGTACCAGGGAATTTCCTCCACCAGAAGGTGGGTGGCCACCGGCTGTGCCGTGATTCGGTAGTCCTTTGCCTCCTTGCCGAAATAGGACTTGAGGTTGGACCAGAAACCGGAAAGCAGAGCCCGGTCTTCGACCATCAGGTTGGCTTCCACCGGCCGAGCGGTGATGTCATACTGTTTTTCCTCATGCACAAACAGTGAAGCCAGGTTGCTGAAAAAGGTCCGGTACCCGGGCTGCAAGGTTGTCGCCATCTTGAAGGGAGCCGCCGCAACCGGCGCCGGACTCTCCGAACCTGCACTCAGGGACGACAGGCGCGACAAATCGCTTCGGGCCTGGGCCAATTCAGCTTCCAGGCGCCGGATCTGCTGTTGGTCAACGGGCGATTGCCCCCTGGCCTCGTCCAAGGCAGCTTCCAGAAACTCGACCAAGCCCTTTTGTTCCTCGAGTGGATTCATGGTTGCTCTTTCATTCCTGGCGGACATTTCGTCGCCACCCCTTCTCTGACGACGCGAGGGAATGAGCTCCGCATTCGGCGGACCCAACGCGTTTGCGATGGCCCAATCGCGGTTCCCGGGGCCCTCTCCGGCGGCAAGCCCTCAGAAAAATACTATCATAATCCCTGCTCCAGTCACGCCAAATTTGACGGCCCGCCGACGGCTGAGGTTGTTTCTCCCCTCCCA is part of the Acidobacteriota bacterium genome and encodes:
- a CDS encoding TonB family protein, translating into MNPLEEQKGLVEFLEAALDEARGQSPVDQQQIRRLEAELAQARSDLSRLSSLSAGSESPAPVAAAPFKMATTLQPGYRTFFSNLASLFVHEEKQYDITARPVEANLMVEDRALLSGFWSNLKSYFGKEAKDYRITAQPVATHLLVEEIPWYRAIFSGIKGIFVREERPEIEVTAQPVEVQELFQDYKIRSTSFVLSVAVQCLFVAAILFVPLLLIKDAPLAANETELYFMSTTRLIAPRLGPSGGGGGGGLKAPKPPSKGRLPKPSDKQLTPPTPKVRNPRPLLPVEPTVIVPQLAQLPAINLPDYGDPLGIPGPPSPGPGSGGGIGTGTGTGVGPGEGAGVGPGKGGGIGGGVYRVGGGVTPPTVLSRIEPVYSEEARKAKYQGVVVLSAIVRKDGSIEILKVIRSLGLGLDENAIRALKAWRFRPGMKGGKPVDVALNIEVNFSLR